CAGATAGCTTGAAAGCAGTTTTGTAGCTTTTCAGTTCTGAAGGCTATTCTACTGCTTCTGGGGTTGCTATAGACAATGTATAATATTGCAGCATCTGTTCCATATTTGGGGACGTGATATTCTCTGTAAGATTTACATCTTACAGGCAATCAGTTTAATGCCTTATTAAACTCTCAGCCTATCAAAGCTGTTTAGGattaaccatcaacagtaaaggaacaagcagtcaagaaatacaccatagACTatcacttggtagagcagccatgaaggccttggaaaagatattcaaatgctatgatgtatctatacctacaaagatcagaacagcacaagccatggtattccctatgaAACTCCataaaagcaaaagttggacctttgaagaatcaggataggaagagtattgatgcttttgaactgtggtgttggaaaagactcctgagaatatcctGGACAggcgaaagaaaaaaaaaaagatagatcattgaacaaattaacccagtcCTCACTCGAGgctcaaatgaccaggctcaaattatcctactttggacacattatgtgaagatctagctctctggaaaaggctcaaGTGCTGGATTTCCAGGGAATAAATGGCAAACTGAAACTACTAaaagtgagtagaccagttcttcataattcctcttgCCCAGTCAGTGGTCTCCACAGGTTTAGAGCTCTAGGAGACAGAATAGCCATGGTCAgtaccttcaaaaggacactgggtttgcatacttccttttctaatcactttgaaaattgcttgttaactgcttttctggtattaggaaactttggattgacaagtctgaaaacacctggtgagtttccttcaatccttagtgaaagaagttttaaatacaaaggacatatatatatatataggataaacagcaaaagggtgattagaactttgattctggaaagttacaaacagactaagagtccagaaagatttgaaataaaattttggaaataattataagaaccctttccatgggaaaatgattttgttttgaattattttaaaagaataggataggatgagactttgaaggttggacatcagagggaactagaagagactaaagattacaattgaaagataacacttaaatttgacttactaatcagaatggaacaaaatgtttttaacattggacatattgaaggatatttttgaacaatggatccagaagttaattttaagagtgtttgcttctatagatagactatttttaaaagatgttatggaaaaaaTTTTACCTtataagactgagactgatttgaaaatggatttaaaaatgacagactacaagaatgatatggaaaaagatgctacactggacatacaaaagaaaccggctgatgtcttaataattaaaagggatatacaaataacaaaccaagagagtgacctggaaaattttcctatgttggatttacaaaagaggcttgttaaagctttgaagaattttatgagtagggacaaagaaaaaatgaaaagaaatcaagttttaggacattatttgaagggactaaagttcaaaactgttaaaagtaaaaggaaggaatataaagttcgtttatttgatgaaggttaaaatatatatgttgttatctctggtaatgtTTAACTTTTGTTGATTGGGACAGAAAggacaaggttttaaggatttgtttatagataagagatgggatatgggaagaagagatcatttgttatattttaagagaaggtgataagttactaaaattgtttatacttgtgatgaagggaaaaaacatttctttatatatttcttttctttttctttactatattcttattttttcttttctatttttttatattttctttttcttttctgcaccttctattttttatttttatttttttatttttttagtttgtattagttttttatcgttaatttttaataaaattactaataaaaagaaaaggctcaaatgctaggaaaggtggaaggaaagagaagaagatgacaagTGACAGTAAAGTAGGTGGACCTGGTTACAgcagcaatgagtgcaccattggaagacttgaaagaccaggttagggatagattgtcatggagaaatttatctatgtggttgctaggagtcaaaaaggacttgatggtacataatcaattaaaTGAATCAAATGCTTACATTACTTTGATACTCCATTCACTTTCCTAGctcttagcttttttaaaatggctACCCAAAATGTTGGCTCCAAAGGAAACATCTCAGATCTGCCTTCCTCATTCCAGCTTTAGTAATCAATTAAAGAGTTATAGTCCACAATGGAAGGAGTAGACTGTTTATGGTGCGAGGCTTTACCCACACAAGCTTCTCACAGGGAGAAATATCAGCATTTTAaataatgtgtgtgtatatttaagTGTTTTATGAATGTATGTTGaaagtattaataataataataataataataataataagaagaagaagaagaagaagaagaagaagaagaaggttgCATCCATAGTAAGGCCACCAGATTTTGGCAGTAAAAATTTGGATGGCCACTAGATATTAGCACACAATTAGTTTTCTGTGCTTTTGCTCTCTAGAGGTCACCCTCAGCATGTCACCGAACCTGCCTATTGTGCTTATCCACCTGCACTACCATCACCCACCCATAAGCATATGGCTAGATTTGTTTGTGGGCATGCAACAGCCATGCAGTAAAGTAGAATTGAGCTTGGTTTAAAGACTAAAGGCCCACCTGGAAAGGGTTGTGCCTATGgcctatcagccctttgaggtaggcaaggtcaagaaacataAGTAGCAGGCATTTCAGGAATCTTTTATTGTTTCAAGCAGGATAACAGAATCTAGAAAGGCCATCAGAGTTTCTGTCTGCCTGTGCCACTGAGGCTGGTTGTGAGCTTAATTAGCAACCAGAATTCTAAATATAGGGTCAAGGCTGACGCTACATTTAAAATCTGCATACCTGGGGAAATGTTAATGTTTCTTGACAGTAGGTGAATGAATCCAAGCCAATATTTACACATGCTGGGCCAAACATTTACTCCTTTAAAAGTATGGATGGAGTGGCAAGGCTACAAAGATTTTTCTGTGCTAGCCAGTCCTGTTGACTTACCTATCTCTGCAGCACTGTATGTCACCATGCTGTCTTGCTTCTCTGTTAGCTGACTAACTTCACAGTATTTCCCCAAACTATAATTGAGTGTTGGGGTGGTCCTTTCCAGAAGGGTCCAAGCTTGCCAATCAGTTATGCCAAAACCCCAGGCACTGCAATGATCAGAGAAAACAAAGCAACACCTTTTAATACCAAGTCAtataatcacagaatcatagaattggaagggaccttagaagtTATCTAGTCCAACTCCATGTTCGGAGTAGGATCTACTAAAGAATATCTGACATATGACCACCCAGCCTCTGTTTGACAATCTCCAGTAAAGGAGAATTCAACATATCATGTGGTgccctgttccactggctgacatcTCATTCAtttaggaagttcctcctgatgtccagcctgaacctacttccttgtagttttaacctacAGGTTTGGGTTCTATCCTTTTGTACAATAGAACattccctcttctgtgtgacaattcttcagatatttgaagattgtTATCATACATCCCCTCAATTGTCTTGTTTATAAGCTAACCATATCAAAATTCTTTTACTGTTTGTCACAAGGCTTATTTCCAGAACCCTCAACATTTTATTGGCTGTTCTATAGTAATCTGGATGGCAAGAAACAGGAGCCAATTAGCATGTTTCCAATAGTTTTATCCACTTGGAATTAAATCAGTTAACAGATAACACTGAGCTATAGGCTGTAAAGTAGGAAGAAGTATTTATATTCAGTAAAGTCAGTGTTCTTGggatccttggtgctctctgagccttattgttttcttgcagatgtttcattgccagactaggcaacatcttcagtgcaaagagggaatgggccttgctctcagtttatataccgtggcttgccctgcttgtgttggtaggggtgttgttctctccttgggagttctttgattgggctgttgtttgctgcttggttgattgcctgagttaatagttccttgattagggtgtattgtgctgtttgatggttcatctggtgttaatcctagtgttgattttttcatatctgggtgttgattgttggcaagggagtatactggtcttttggcttttctattgtctcttttgaatgatatgtagatgttgtttacctctatgtgtctgttgatggctgctttgtcttcGCTTCAATTGGTATCAGTGTTCTTGCCTAGAATTGAAGGAGACCACTTTGTAAGTCTTCTGAACATGAACAGCCAAAGGATAAAGTTTATCACTGTTCAGAGGGTTCTAGAAATCAAAAAGGTCCAAATCATCTAGCCTCAAGGTCAAAAGTTGAAAATTTATCTTCAGGACAAAGAATCAGTAATATGAAGCCAAATGCACACAGGTCCAGGAGTATAAAATGCTTGCCTAGGATCACTCCATAAAACCTgtacaatttttattttgaatatagcATACCAGTCACAGAGGTAATCTATGCacagaaacaatttttaaactACCTCCATATAGTTCAGTAGTTTGGAAGCTCCTGTTAGTTCCTTTTAGTTACTTACTCTTAGAAATATTTGGTGGTTTTAGGAATGAAACTAAGAGTAATTGTAGTACAGAAATCATTAAACCTGTTTCTTCGATATTGATTCAAATATgaattgattatctgccatcaagttagtgttgactcttagtgaccacattacATATAGACACgatggcatttgaatatttttcaagGTCTATTTTTCAAGGCCTGCTACTATTACTTTACCACATTCTAGTCTGCAGTGTAGTTCTTCAGTGCTGGTTGATAATTGATTCTAAAGGGCAGAAGCTGTCTACCATTTCAGCATCTTCATTGTTGATTCTAAGGCTGGTTACGCTACCGGCAGTCAtaagtttgatcttctttatactAATTCTAGTCCTATTTTtgtcactgtgctctttgactttcattactggAGCATGTAGATCAttgtgtcttttcttctttttcaattttttggTTTTCCAATTATTCTGTATGCAAAATAGTCCTATTGGACTTCTGCTTTAAGGCAAGACAGCTTTGCTTCTTTGTAAGGAAACACTTTTTCTATTATAGATTTCAGCAGACTTTTTGTGATGGAGTTATGACGCATGTTCAATGATTCACTGCTAGATTCAACATGCCTATGTTGTATTTGCTTACAAGATCAAACAGATATTAGATTAAACCCTAATAATTTGATTAGGGTTTATGTATAATCCTGCTCCCCAAAGTTCAATAAAATCCAAAGATATGAAGGTCTTTGTTTTAACAGCTATGGTGATGACTAATCCATTTAACAGTTAGTACTTCCTGTGTTACCTTCCTAGGTTTTGCATAAGGGAAACAACAAATCATACGACAGAGATTGCACAGTTAAGAGTTTATTCTTTGTTCCACAGTTCAGTAGAGAATAGGTCATCTTTTCAGCTGAATCTTAAGAATTAATCTGGAAAGAGTTTTTATACATAAATGGAATTTCAGTATTTCCATGGAAATATAAGTAAAGAAAAGTGTGAAGAACTACTGAGCAAAATGGGAGTAAATGGAAGTTTTTTAGTACGAAACAGTGAGAGCATACCTGGAGCCTTGTGCCTTTGTGTTTTGTAAGTACTTCCATTTTTAACCCTTTCTGTTGGTTAAAAGAAATGATTTAGTTACAAGAAATGCAAATGTTTAACTTAATCTGGCATTGTATAAAGACAGCTTGAACATGACTAACATTTTTATGGATTGAGTTGCATTTTTTAGATGCTTGCACTTTTGAGAAGCAACTACCATCTGTTTTCAGAAAACTGAGAATATTATTTCAGGCATGTATACCTAGTGGGAGTGTATACATAAAATGGATTctgctttattataaactgcagTGTATTTCTAGCCCAAatttaaatatagaaataaacatATAGTAAAATGTGCATTAGTACCGTTTTTGGAAGAGATACATTTCAAATAATTATAGATTCAAGATCAATAATACCTAAAGCTCGATCCACAACATCTGGTGAAATCTTTACAACATATTTCCAGTCAGGATATTTTTATCCACCAGCCTTTGCCATTTCTTCTCCAATGGATGTGTGGTATAGAACCAGATATGTAGGATGATATATATAGCATATATGGAAGCCAGTTCTCATGTATGAATTCTACCAGTTGTATAATGGCAATTGTTATTGCTACTGAGCTTAAAGGCAGTTTGCACCTATAAAAATTATTGGGAATTACTGTAAGTATGCATAGTTGTTTTGTATTGACTTGGGATGTCTAACAAATATGACTGTTCTAACTTGTCAGTATAAATATACTAATTTGTAAGTATCTTTTCTTCTCCAGAATTGTGGAAACATATTTTACTTGATACTTGCTCTGAAGAGGTTGATTCATATTTGCTCAGAGTTTTCACATCAGAAGAAAGTTCCTATATTATTTAGCTGATATCATTTCTGGAAAACTAAAACTTAATAGTTGTTGTATGTGTACTAATGACAAATATGGACATTTTTTGCATATTTCTCCCTTTATGGTTATCAGTGTTTGGGACTGTATGATTCTTCAGTGTATTTGACTTTTCCAGTTCATGAATGTACCCTTTGTTTATACACTTTCCATTCTAAAAATTAGTTATGAACACCTTATCTACACTTACCGAATCTTCAGAAAAAGTAATGGACATTTTATGATGCAGGtaagaaaatgaatataatttaaaataatttagtaaaTATGCTATTGCTAGTTTATTCCTTATTCCTTAAatgtaaagaaatataaatttaacagACTCCtaccagacatttatttattttatttattaatcaaatttacccaccacccatctcccccaaaagagggatttaTGCCATTATACCCAGTTGGCAGGGTGAGGGGGATGTTAAACTAAAATGTCCTTGGATTACCTTATTTTTCCAACTTCATGCATTATAAATTGTGAAGAATAACACTCCTTACTTCTGATAGATTCTATATTAGAATAAAAAGCTGCTGAAGGTCATAGTTTgggggtattttaaaaaatatactatatTAGTTATAATCTTCTCTGGAAAGAATCTATTTTAGTCATCGCGTGTTTTGgatatgaaataaattattaatatgtttttgaattaaatgtaaatttaGCTGCAATATGTATTTTTTAGACATCTGAAGGTACTCCGACGCATGTCTTCAGAACATTAAAGGATTTAATTGACAACTACAAAAAGCCAAATCAAGGGCTAGTAGTAAATCTGTGCTATCCTTTATATCGTTCTCCTTGCCATCAAACAACTCAGACTGTGTATGTCACTAAAGATGAAGCATATGTGACTCCTggtaagaaacaaataaatataaaggtGGTAAATTCAAATAGGTATATTTCAAATTAAGAAAGCCATCAACATAGACTACTAAAGCTTGTTTTTATGAAtgattgaataaatgaatgagaaaagcaagcaagcaagccagccagccagccagccaaagtAATCTGCTTTAGAGGATTGTTATAAGAATACCATATGTGATAGGAGTAAGGAAGAAAGCCTTACAATTTCATGGAGAAAAACTAAAGTGAAATCCAAGTTCATCTATGCTAATTGTTTTTCCATTCAAGAAAAGGCATCATTTTTatgaccatctttttttttttttgcacaaaacTCCCTTAACTTTTCTGCAATCTactgtaagatttatttatttttactatgaAAGGCCCTTTTGCAGTAAGTTTTATCACATTCTGTTTAACAAGTTATGGGCACTTTCTTTCTCAGCAGCCCTTGGGTGAGGTGATAAGGcacatattttttaaatcattgtggAGTTGGAAGTGGCTGTAACTATTACTGTCTAGAGCTAACATCTTTTGGGAAAGCATTGGCCATGGATTTGGTATTCAGATGGTCTGCTTGCTGGCCAGTTCTGTCTCATTGCCTACATACCAGGTTTGGGGTGATAGAACATATGGCTCTTCCTTGGGATGAACCAATGGGATATTTTTGTCCAGATCTAGCCCTTGGAGTAGATCAGAGTCTCCATTATAGCCATAGCAGAAATACCTATCCTGTTATCAATAGAATTTCAGCATTTAAACTAGCAATAGTGGCTAAATACAATACTGGGTCCAGAGCTTGCTTCTGCATGTAATGACAGCATTCCCTGAATGAAATTCTAGTCAGAGCACTCTCGTTGAATagtctgttggcagattgctaggaaagcctttggcccaggagagatcagaaaagtcacagaccaggcatttctataaaagtaattttatttacagaaagcaaaacatatttaaaagcttctgcattcttgcaggctctcagtgagagctgctaaaactctctacatgcctatacagaagggaaacagaaactaaaaacaagtccaggcaagttttttcccccccaggtgcaaaaattaacattcgaaaaggggacggTTGAATTCAACCCCTttacccagccaaaatgattagttaccatagtaaccttaatctgtagtagaaaacattaacatagtCATCAATGTTTTCTTCCCCCTGCAGTTCCAAGCACCTGCATACTGATCCCTCAACTCTCTGGAGTTTATTTAGAGGGCGCCTATGAAATTCAGGGAGATTGGTGAATCAGTAAAAACCATCTTCTTTCAGATTTTACCAATAAAATTAATTCACAAACCTAGTTACCTTGTTTGGATAGAAAAATCTCTTCTGTCTGCAAGAAGACAAAGTCTAGGTTCAActcaaaaagttttattttggaaacattaaaaaagtaaagaCTAAAGCAGTAAcccagtataaaaatatatttaaataaaataaggaaagcatTCAAAGCATGGCTTCGGGAATTCTTGCCAACTCCTCAGTAATGGCTCCTCTCTGGGTCATGTGAGCCAACAACAGCTGGCAACATTCCAAGCCACTGCTCAACTATCTCTCCCATAGGAATGCATTGGAATGTCTTTCTAGACACAGCTCAGTAAGGAGAAAGGGccacactgataaattaaaaatagccATGGACCACAAAAGAAAAGCTGGTGCACCAATAAGCTTTTGGTGCTAGAAGCGATGGAGCTATCAGTGCCTGGGGACACTCAGCACCATGTCTTTCAGGGTGGTGGCAGTGGTAGATCCTTTCTGGTGATGGAGATGCTTGGTGGTAGTAGAATTCTTGAGTTTTCAACAAATGCTGGTGGGCCACACAAGACCTgcattcagaaatagcctgacagGTCACAGGAGCTGACCACCTCAATACCTGTCTCCTGTTAATTGTGCAACTCGCTAGGTTGCTAAGCTCACCATTTCAAGTACCACCCAAGCCCACCCCATGTTAGGGCGAATAGCTGTGATTATTGTGATCCTGTCAGCTTGATgggcttggggggtggggggacaatgAAGCTATAATAATCAACCAATCCCTCTTCTTAACTTGTTCCACATTAAAACAGTAAGGACAGCACCAGCTGTTAGCTTCATGCTATGACAGTAAATTACTAGTTGCTTCGCAATTAAGGCAGCAGATTTTCTGCTGGTATACTTTGGCTCAAGATTGATGGAGagaactatttgtttgtttgtttgccctaTAGCTCAGTGGCCACACATATATTCTCAAGGTCAAGCCCTTGAGAAAAGGTATAAGGGCATAGGAAAGTAGACTGACATGTTAAAACGTACATCAGAGAGGGAACAATACTGGGCTAGGTAGTGTAACAGTCTGAAAGTGTAGTCTGTATtttcaaagaaactgaaaatcTGAAAGAAGCAGGTCCTTTATaactgactttatttatttatttatttatctatccaatttgtccccgcccatctccacccttcgggggactctgggcagtttacagtaatcaattaaaacaacaatcatacaatgaataaaatatacaatataaaattacagtaataatataaataggagtaaaaaataaaaaagtccaagtggcaaaagaatgtaaaacagtccaagtgtgggaggagtggtctatagcagccatccccatgtaggtctattcccctctccgccccaagcaaggcagcagaactaggtcttcagactcctccaaaaggccagaaGCGATTTATGTTGAAAATGGAACTGTTAGCAGCAAGCAAATGAAGGCAGTTAACAGAATGTTTATAATACAATATTACAAACAGATACTCAGAGCCTTTTCAGTTGTAGCGTCCAacttctggaatgaagttccccctgaaatctggggtggctcccaccctgatagcATTCTGGAGGGCCTAAGACTAGCtgctcccaggccttgggctaaggTGGTTACAAATTGCTTGATATGTTTTTTTGTTGGCCAGATTAgccatctttttctttactttgtccttatcctatttttcttcttgttggttttgtttttttgagttatattttattctatttctcccaaa
The Candoia aspera isolate rCanAsp1 chromosome 5, rCanAsp1.hap2, whole genome shotgun sequence genome window above contains:
- the LOC134498359 gene encoding SH2 domain-containing protein 1B-like translates to MEFQYFHGNISKEKCEELLSKMGVNGSFLVRNSESIPGALCLCVFYEHLIYTYRIFRKSNGHFMMQTSEGTPTHVFRTLKDLIDNYKKPNQGLVVNLCYPLYRSPCHQTTQTVYVTKDEAYVTPDAGDSDYLDVLPD